One region of Streptomyces subrutilus genomic DNA includes:
- the gatC gene encoding Asp-tRNA(Asn)/Glu-tRNA(Gln) amidotransferase subunit GatC: MPGITREEVVHLARLARLELSSNELDHFAGQLGDIIGAVARVSEVADQDVPPTSHPLPLTNVMRADEVRPSLTPEQALSGAPAQEQQRFKVPQILGED, from the coding sequence ATGCCTGGCATTACGCGCGAGGAGGTCGTCCACCTCGCTCGGCTGGCGCGCCTTGAGCTGTCCAGCAACGAGCTGGATCACTTCGCCGGACAGCTCGGCGACATCATCGGCGCGGTCGCCCGCGTCTCCGAGGTCGCCGACCAAGACGTCCCGCCGACCTCCCACCCGCTGCCCCTGACCAACGTCATGCGCGCGGACGAGGTCCGTCCCTCGCTCACCCCCGAGCAGGCGCTCTCCGGCGCTCCCGCCCAGGAGCAGCAGCGATTCAAGGTGCCGCAGATCCTGGGGGAGGACTAA
- the gatA gene encoding Asp-tRNA(Asn)/Glu-tRNA(Gln) amidotransferase subunit GatA, whose amino-acid sequence MVDIIKLTAAQTAEKIASGELTAVEVTEAHLARIDATDEKVHAFLYVDREGALAQARAVDAKRAAGEKLGPLAGVPLALKDIFTTVGVPTTVGSKILEGWIPPYDATLTRKLKEADVVILGKTNMDEFAMGSSTENSAYGPTGNPWDLTRIPGGSGGGSAAALAAYQAPLAIGTDTGGSIRQPAAVTGTVGVKPTYGGVSRYGMVAFSSSLDQGGPCARTVLDAALLHEVIAGHDPLDSTSIDAPVPPVVEAARGGSVAGMRVGVVKQFAGEGYQAGVVQRFNESVELLKELGAEIVELDCPSFDLAMAAYYLIAPSECSSNLARFDAMRYGLRVGDDGTRSAEDVTALTREAGFGDEVKRRVILGTYALSSGYYDAYYGSAQKVRTLITKDFEKSFEQVDVIVSPTTPTTAFPIGERTDDPLAMYLADLCTIPTNLAGNAAMSLPCGLAPEDGLPVGLQIIAPAMKDDRLYKVGAAVEAAFVARWGHPLLEEAPSL is encoded by the coding sequence ATGGTCGACATCATCAAGCTCACGGCAGCCCAGACCGCCGAGAAGATCGCCTCCGGCGAGCTCACGGCCGTCGAGGTCACCGAGGCCCACTTGGCCCGCATCGACGCGACGGACGAGAAGGTCCACGCCTTCCTGTACGTCGACCGCGAAGGCGCCCTCGCCCAGGCCCGCGCCGTCGACGCCAAGCGCGCCGCCGGCGAGAAGCTCGGCCCGCTGGCCGGCGTACCGCTCGCCCTCAAGGACATCTTCACCACCGTCGGGGTCCCGACCACCGTCGGTTCGAAGATCCTGGAAGGCTGGATCCCGCCCTACGACGCCACCCTGACGCGCAAGCTGAAGGAAGCCGACGTCGTCATCCTCGGCAAGACCAACATGGACGAGTTCGCCATGGGGTCGTCGACGGAGAACAGCGCCTACGGCCCGACCGGCAACCCCTGGGACCTCACCCGGATCCCCGGCGGCTCCGGCGGCGGCTCCGCGGCCGCGCTCGCCGCGTACCAGGCGCCCCTCGCCATCGGCACGGACACCGGCGGCTCCATCCGCCAGCCCGCCGCCGTCACCGGCACCGTCGGCGTGAAGCCCACCTACGGCGGCGTCTCCCGCTACGGCATGGTGGCCTTCTCCTCCTCCCTCGACCAGGGCGGCCCCTGCGCCCGCACGGTCCTGGACGCCGCGCTGCTCCACGAGGTCATCGCCGGCCACGACCCGCTCGACTCCACCTCCATCGACGCCCCGGTCCCGCCGGTCGTCGAGGCCGCGCGGGGCGGCTCCGTCGCCGGCATGCGCGTCGGTGTGGTCAAGCAGTTCGCCGGCGAGGGCTACCAGGCCGGTGTCGTCCAGCGCTTCAACGAGTCGGTGGAGCTCCTCAAGGAGCTCGGCGCCGAGATCGTCGAGCTGGACTGCCCCTCCTTCGACCTCGCGATGGCCGCGTACTACCTGATCGCGCCGTCCGAGTGCTCCTCGAACCTGGCCCGCTTCGACGCCATGCGCTACGGCCTGCGCGTCGGCGACGACGGCACCAGGTCCGCCGAGGACGTCACCGCCCTGACCCGCGAGGCCGGCTTCGGCGACGAGGTCAAGCGCCGCGTCATCCTGGGCACGTACGCGCTCAGCTCCGGCTACTACGACGCGTACTACGGCTCCGCCCAGAAGGTCCGCACGCTCATCACCAAGGACTTCGAGAAGTCCTTCGAGCAGGTCGACGTGATCGTCTCCCCGACGACCCCGACCACCGCCTTCCCGATCGGCGAGCGCACCGACGACCCCCTCGCCATGTACCTCGCGGACCTGTGCACCATCCCGACCAACCTGGCCGGCAACGCCGCCATGTCGCTCCCCTGCGGCCTGGCGCCGGAGGACGGCCTCCCCGTCGGGCTCCAGATCATCGCCCCCGCGATGAAGGACGACCGGCTGTACAAGGTCGGCGCGGCCGTCGAGGCCGCCTTCGTCGCCCGCTGGGGTCACCCGCTGCTTGAGGAGGCACCGTCGCTGTGA
- the gatB gene encoding Asp-tRNA(Asn)/Glu-tRNA(Gln) amidotransferase subunit GatB: MSYEDALASYDPVMGLEVHVELGTRTKMFCGCSTELGAEPNSQTCPTCLGLPGSLPVVNAIGVESAIKIGLALNCEIAEWCRFARKNYFYPDMPKNFQTSQYDEPIAFNGYLDVQLEDGEIFRVEIERAHMEEDTGKSLHVGGATGRIHGASHSLLDYNRAGIPLIEIVTKPIEGAGVRAPEVAKAYVAELREVIKALGVSEARMDKGQMRCDVNLSLRPTPESEFGTRSETKNVNSLRSVERAARFEIQRHAAVLSGGGSIVQETRHFHEEDGSTTAGRIKDNAEDYRYFPEPDLVPVAPARTWVEELRAGLPEMPRVRRNRLREEWGVSEHDMQSILNAGAVDSIVATIEAGADSAAARKWWMGELARNANEQGVVVDELPITPAQVARVAALVAAGELNDKLARQVLEGVLAGEGTPDEVVEKRGLKVVSDEGALGAAVDEAIAGNAAIADKIRGGKIAAVGALVGAVMKTTRGQADAARVKELILERLGVCE; the protein is encoded by the coding sequence ATGTCGTACGAGGACGCCCTCGCGTCGTACGACCCCGTCATGGGCCTCGAGGTCCATGTCGAGCTCGGCACCAGGACCAAGATGTTCTGCGGCTGTTCCACCGAGCTGGGCGCCGAGCCCAACTCGCAGACCTGCCCCACCTGCCTCGGTCTGCCCGGCTCCCTGCCGGTCGTCAACGCGATCGGCGTCGAGTCCGCCATCAAGATCGGTCTCGCGCTGAACTGCGAGATCGCCGAGTGGTGCCGCTTCGCCCGGAAGAACTACTTCTATCCGGACATGCCGAAGAACTTCCAGACCTCCCAGTACGACGAGCCCATCGCCTTCAACGGCTACCTGGACGTCCAGCTGGAGGACGGCGAGATCTTCCGCGTGGAGATCGAGCGCGCCCACATGGAGGAGGACACCGGCAAGTCGCTGCACGTCGGCGGCGCCACCGGCCGTATCCACGGCGCGTCCCACTCGCTGCTGGACTACAACCGCGCCGGCATCCCGCTCATCGAGATCGTCACCAAGCCGATCGAGGGCGCGGGCGTACGGGCCCCCGAGGTCGCCAAGGCGTACGTCGCCGAGCTGCGCGAGGTCATCAAGGCGCTCGGCGTCTCCGAGGCCCGCATGGACAAGGGCCAGATGCGCTGCGACGTGAACCTGTCGCTGCGTCCGACCCCCGAGTCCGAGTTCGGCACCCGCAGCGAGACGAAGAACGTCAACTCGCTGCGCTCCGTCGAGCGCGCCGCCCGCTTCGAGATCCAGCGCCACGCGGCCGTGCTGAGCGGCGGAGGCTCGATCGTGCAGGAGACCCGGCACTTCCACGAGGAGGACGGTTCCACCACGGCCGGCCGCATCAAGGACAACGCCGAGGACTACCGGTACTTCCCGGAGCCCGACCTGGTCCCCGTCGCCCCGGCCCGCACGTGGGTCGAGGAACTGCGCGCCGGTCTGCCCGAGATGCCGCGCGTGCGCCGCAACCGGCTCCGCGAGGAGTGGGGCGTCAGCGAGCACGACATGCAGTCGATCCTCAACGCGGGCGCGGTGGACTCCATCGTCGCCACGATCGAGGCGGGTGCCGACTCGGCCGCCGCGCGCAAGTGGTGGATGGGCGAGCTGGCCCGCAACGCCAACGAGCAGGGCGTCGTCGTCGACGAGCTGCCGATCACCCCGGCGCAGGTCGCCCGGGTCGCGGCGCTGGTCGCCGCGGGCGAGCTGAACGACAAGCTGGCCCGCCAGGTCCTCGAAGGCGTCCTCGCCGGCGAGGGCACCCCGGACGAGGTCGTCGAGAAGCGCGGTCTGAAGGTCGTCTCGGACGAGGGCGCGCTCGGCGCGGCCGTGGACGAGGCCATCGCGGGCAACGCGGCCATCGCCGACAAGATCCGCGGCGGCAAGATCGCGGCCGTCGGCGCCCTGGTCGGCGCGGTCATGAAGACCACCCGCGGCCAGGCCGACGCGGCGCGCGTCAAGGAGCTCATCCTGGAGCGCCTGGGCGTCTGCGAGTAG
- a CDS encoding GNAT family N-acetyltransferase yields MTSTRQPVYSQLVEGFGTVTVTPVDPAADSALIHSWVTQERARFWGMGEASRELVQEIYEDVDRRTTHHAFMVSRDGEQVALFQTYDCAEDRVSECYEVQPGDVGVHLLIGPGKGAAVHGFTTALLEVFLGFLFSVCKARRVIAEPDARNEKAIAVLERNGFAPGVEIELPEIDLPEVYLPAKKALLAVYDPRAASASV; encoded by the coding sequence ATGACCTCCACCAGACAGCCCGTGTACAGCCAACTCGTCGAGGGCTTCGGCACGGTCACCGTCACCCCCGTCGACCCGGCCGCCGACTCCGCCCTGATCCACAGCTGGGTCACGCAGGAGCGGGCCCGTTTCTGGGGCATGGGCGAGGCCAGCCGCGAACTCGTCCAGGAGATCTACGAGGACGTCGACCGCCGCACCACGCACCACGCGTTCATGGTCAGCCGTGACGGCGAACAGGTCGCGCTGTTCCAGACGTACGACTGCGCCGAGGACCGGGTCAGCGAGTGCTACGAGGTCCAGCCCGGGGACGTCGGCGTGCACCTGCTCATCGGCCCCGGCAAAGGCGCGGCGGTGCACGGGTTCACCACCGCCCTGCTGGAGGTCTTCCTCGGCTTCCTCTTCTCCGTCTGCAAGGCGCGCCGCGTGATCGCCGAGCCGGACGCCCGCAACGAGAAGGCCATCGCGGTACTGGAGCGCAACGGCTTCGCCCCCGGCGTCGAGATCGAACTCCCGGAGATCGACCTGCCCGAGGTCTACCTCCCGGCGAAGAAGGCCCTCCTGGCCGTCTACGACCCGCGGGCCGCGTCGGCGTCGGTCTGA
- a CDS encoding penicillin acylase family protein: MTSESSASSDDQAPGGVHGAREAYGTHEVFRDPWGIPHLRAADALALAYAQGRVTALDRAWQLEVERHRAQGSSASFLGADCVAWDRFARQSRIDDTARRCYAALDAEDPGTARWVRAYVDGVNDGLGAGAARDERFARTGLSPTPWEPWVPLAIWTATHILFAGFATKLWRDRVARALGEDAATLFATDGPGTAGSNGWLVPGDRTATGAAIIAGDPHRFIEDPGVYQQIRLSCPEYDVLGLAVPGVPGLAHFGHTGSAAWAITNAMADYQDLYTEQLRGEGPGLEALGPDGVWEAVARHTEAITVAGGEGAPATTVEVEVLETARGPVIVNEGGRTLSLRYPPRVREDLGFAVLPALLRARTVADIDRAFDGWAEPVNVVHAADSEGGLLHRVAGAVPLRDNTNRLRPVPAWDRGHDWRGWAETPVEPVQGFAVMANARGIASPLGVEFAPPHRANRIRELLSGSADWSPKAMADVHGDTRLASAEPLLALLPALDGLSPAAADLRARLLAWDRHMAADSTDATVFSAFRTATVRRLAADPVFADLAGAPAGPEVFHPWLYLVPRIGYALEGLLTTSLLPGLDRAAHVRAALEETASAGAPDAPWSQVHRLAPWSALPDPEAEWPGLGGDHDCVNATSSVPGFTDLTARASAARYVWDLARREDSLWAVPLGADGVPGSPHHRDQLPLWARCELVPVVTDWTRLTKESA, from the coding sequence GTGACCAGCGAGAGCAGTGCGAGCAGCGACGACCAGGCTCCCGGCGGTGTCCACGGGGCCCGCGAAGCGTACGGGACCCACGAAGTCTTCCGCGACCCCTGGGGCATCCCCCACCTCCGCGCCGCCGACGCCCTCGCCCTCGCCTACGCCCAAGGCCGTGTCACCGCGCTCGACCGCGCCTGGCAGCTGGAGGTCGAACGCCACCGCGCCCAGGGCTCCAGCGCCTCCTTCCTCGGCGCGGACTGCGTGGCATGGGACCGGTTCGCCCGCCAGAGCCGGATCGACGACACCGCCCGCCGCTGCTACGCGGCCCTGGACGCGGAGGACCCCGGGACCGCCCGCTGGGTCCGCGCGTACGTCGACGGCGTCAACGACGGGCTCGGCGCCGGCGCCGCCCGCGACGAGCGCTTCGCGCGCACCGGCCTGAGCCCCACCCCCTGGGAGCCCTGGGTCCCGCTCGCGATCTGGACCGCGACGCACATCCTGTTCGCCGGCTTCGCCACCAAGCTGTGGCGCGACCGCGTGGCCCGGGCCCTCGGCGAGGACGCGGCCACCCTCTTCGCCACCGACGGCCCCGGCACCGCCGGCAGCAACGGCTGGCTGGTGCCGGGCGACCGCACCGCCACCGGCGCGGCGATCATCGCGGGCGACCCGCACCGGTTCATCGAGGACCCGGGCGTCTACCAGCAGATACGTCTCTCCTGCCCGGAATACGACGTGCTCGGCCTGGCCGTCCCCGGCGTCCCGGGCCTCGCCCACTTCGGCCACACCGGCTCCGCCGCCTGGGCCATCACCAATGCGATGGCCGACTACCAGGACCTGTACACCGAACAGCTGCGCGGCGAGGGCCCCGGCCTCGAGGCGCTCGGCCCGGACGGCGTCTGGGAAGCGGTCGCCCGGCACACCGAGGCCATCACCGTGGCGGGCGGCGAGGGCGCGCCCGCGACCACCGTCGAGGTCGAGGTCCTGGAGACCGCCCGAGGCCCGGTCATCGTCAACGAGGGCGGCCGGACCCTCTCGCTGCGCTACCCGCCCCGCGTCCGCGAGGACCTCGGCTTCGCCGTACTGCCCGCCCTGCTGCGCGCCCGCACCGTCGCCGACATCGACCGCGCCTTCGACGGCTGGGCGGAGCCCGTCAACGTCGTCCACGCCGCCGACTCCGAGGGGGGCCTGCTGCACCGCGTCGCGGGCGCCGTGCCGCTGCGCGACAACACCAACCGGCTGCGCCCGGTACCCGCCTGGGACCGGGGCCACGACTGGCGGGGCTGGGCCGAAACCCCCGTCGAGCCCGTGCAGGGCTTCGCCGTCATGGCGAACGCCCGCGGCATCGCCTCCCCGCTCGGCGTGGAGTTCGCGCCCCCGCACCGCGCCAACCGCATCCGCGAGCTGCTCAGCGGCTCCGCCGACTGGTCGCCGAAGGCGATGGCCGACGTCCACGGGGACACGCGCCTGGCCTCCGCCGAGCCGCTGCTCGCCCTGCTACCGGCGCTCGACGGGCTCTCCCCCGCCGCGGCGGACCTGCGCGCCCGGCTGCTGGCGTGGGACCGTCACATGGCGGCCGACAGCACCGACGCCACCGTCTTCTCTGCCTTCCGCACCGCGACCGTACGCCGTCTCGCCGCCGACCCCGTCTTCGCGGACCTGGCCGGCGCCCCCGCCGGCCCCGAGGTGTTCCACCCCTGGCTGTACCTGGTCCCCCGGATCGGCTACGCCCTCGAAGGCCTGCTCACCACCTCCCTCCTGCCCGGCCTCGACCGCGCCGCGCACGTGCGGGCCGCCCTGGAGGAGACGGCCTCGGCCGGCGCCCCCGACGCGCCCTGGTCACAGGTCCACCGCCTCGCCCCCTGGTCGGCGCTGCCGGACCCGGAGGCCGAGTGGCCCGGCCTCGGCGGCGACCACGACTGCGTGAACGCCACCTCCTCCGTCCCCGGGTTCACCGACCTCACCGCCCGCGCGTCGGCGGCCCGCTACGTCTGGGACCTGGCCCGCCGGGAGGACAGCCTCTGGGCGGTCCCGCTGGGCGCCGACGGCGTCCCCGGCTCACCCCACCACCGCGACCAGCTCCCCCTCTGGGCCCGCTGCGAACTCGTCCCCGTCGTCACCGACTGGACCCGTCTCACCAAGGAATCCGCATGA
- a CDS encoding siderophore-interacting protein, with amino-acid sequence MAVVKGWEGVVLKLLRGKDFTFTVTGAEDVTEHYRRVYFTDGGLLAAAGESLHPTMWVRVWFEGAGKPHQRAYTLVDPDPEAGTFCFEFALHDGVASAWARAARPGDTVEATVQGTGFAAPDPAPERLLVIGDAASLPAVNSLLDAYPQTPATVWFETQHDSDAGLPLREHADRHDIRRVARAGTALADRVRAELPELVGSDPAAAYVWLACDTATTRTLTAYLRKELALPKQRVNALGYWRAA; translated from the coding sequence ATGGCGGTCGTCAAAGGCTGGGAGGGCGTGGTCCTCAAGCTGCTCAGGGGTAAGGACTTCACGTTCACGGTGACGGGTGCGGAAGACGTCACGGAGCACTACCGCCGGGTGTACTTCACGGACGGCGGGCTGCTGGCCGCCGCCGGGGAGTCGCTGCATCCGACGATGTGGGTGCGCGTGTGGTTCGAGGGCGCGGGCAAGCCGCACCAGCGCGCCTACACCCTGGTGGACCCCGACCCGGAAGCGGGCACCTTCTGCTTCGAGTTCGCCCTGCACGACGGCGTCGCCAGCGCCTGGGCGCGCGCCGCCAGGCCGGGGGACACCGTCGAGGCCACCGTGCAGGGGACCGGATTCGCCGCTCCGGACCCGGCGCCGGAGCGGCTGCTCGTCATCGGGGACGCGGCGTCCCTCCCGGCGGTCAACTCCCTGCTGGACGCCTACCCGCAGACCCCGGCGACGGTCTGGTTCGAGACGCAGCACGACTCGGACGCCGGCCTGCCGCTGCGGGAGCACGCGGACCGGCACGACATCCGCCGGGTGGCGCGGGCCGGGACGGCGCTGGCCGACCGGGTCCGGGCGGAGCTGCCGGAGCTGGTCGGGTCCGACCCGGCGGCCGCGTACGTCTGGTTGGCCTGCGACACGGCCACGACCCGCACGCTGACGGCGTACCTGCGCAAGGAACTCGCCCTGCCGAAGCAGCGGGTGAACGCGCTGGGCTACTGGCGCGCGGCCTGA
- a CDS encoding DinB family protein, which produces MESIERITPPLTGDERETLRAYLDYHRATLAWKCQGLSDEQLRRASMPPSTLSLLGLVRHMAEVERHWFRRVLNGEELAHLWSDSHDFQAAYDASGSDRAEAFTAWEAEVAHSRRIEAAAASLDVTAYVPRWEKEASLRMLMLHLIHEYARHNGHADFLREGIDGVTGA; this is translated from the coding sequence ATGGAAAGCATCGAACGGATCACCCCGCCCCTCACCGGAGACGAGCGCGAGACCCTCCGTGCCTACCTCGACTACCACCGGGCCACTCTCGCCTGGAAGTGCCAGGGCCTGTCCGACGAACAGCTGCGCCGCGCCTCGATGCCGCCGTCCACCTTGTCGCTGCTGGGCCTGGTCCGGCACATGGCCGAGGTCGAGCGGCACTGGTTCCGCCGGGTTCTGAACGGCGAGGAGCTGGCGCACCTGTGGTCGGACAGCCACGACTTCCAGGCCGCCTACGACGCCTCCGGTTCCGATCGTGCCGAGGCGTTCACGGCCTGGGAGGCGGAGGTGGCCCACTCACGCCGCATCGAGGCCGCCGCCGCCTCGCTCGACGTGACGGCCTACGTGCCGCGCTGGGAGAAGGAGGCCTCGCTGCGCATGCTGATGCTCCACCTCATCCACGAGTACGCCCGGCACAACGGCCACGCCGACTTCCTCCGCGAGGGCATCGACGGGGTCACCGGAGCCTGA
- a CDS encoding GNAT family N-acetyltransferase: MDHEELLKVRAAYDARMRRGAEPDAAQARVERTAAVVRQTVPGLGWNGVLWSDLDEETADAEIAAQVAHFAGLGATEFEWKLYDHDRPADLGARLRAAGFVPEPPETLMVGRTAELAGLPVAPPEGITLRVVTDEAGVDLMMDVHARAFGTERPQIREQMLSLLRERPDSLAAVVAMAGETPVSAARMEMRPGTPFAGLWGGGTDPRWRGRGIYRLLVAHRARVAAELGIPYLQVDASADSRPILERLGFAVLGVTTPYVWSGR, encoded by the coding sequence ATGGATCACGAGGAACTCCTCAAGGTGCGGGCCGCGTACGACGCCCGGATGCGGCGCGGTGCCGAGCCGGACGCGGCGCAGGCCCGGGTGGAGCGGACCGCCGCGGTCGTCCGCCAGACGGTGCCCGGCCTCGGCTGGAACGGCGTGCTCTGGTCGGACCTCGACGAGGAGACGGCGGACGCCGAGATCGCGGCACAGGTCGCGCACTTCGCGGGCCTGGGGGCGACGGAGTTCGAGTGGAAGCTCTACGACCACGACCGGCCCGCTGACCTGGGGGCGCGGCTGCGGGCGGCGGGATTCGTACCGGAGCCCCCCGAGACGCTGATGGTGGGCAGGACGGCCGAGCTCGCCGGGCTGCCGGTGGCTCCCCCCGAGGGCATCACCCTGCGGGTGGTGACCGACGAGGCGGGCGTGGACCTGATGATGGACGTCCACGCGCGGGCCTTCGGTACCGAGCGGCCGCAGATCCGGGAACAGATGCTGAGCCTGCTGCGCGAGCGGCCGGACTCCCTGGCGGCCGTCGTGGCGATGGCGGGCGAGACCCCGGTCAGCGCGGCCCGGATGGAGATGCGGCCGGGTACGCCCTTCGCCGGGCTCTGGGGCGGCGGCACCGACCCTCGGTGGCGCGGGCGCGGCATCTACCGCCTGCTGGTGGCCCACCGGGCCCGCGTGGCGGCGGAGCTCGGCATCCCCTACCTCCAGGTGGACGCGTCGGCGGACAGCCGCCCGATCCTGGAGCGGCTCGGCTTCGCCGTGCTGGGGGTGACCACTCCTTACGTCTGGTCCGGGCGATAG
- a CDS encoding signal peptidase I encodes MNDDSTIYTGKATPDAAADRGWLLGHFKDPSDPRHSEDVEIKWGVHTKGDARERWATAEKRTALLVLISGRFRLEFPGRTVVLSEQGDYVLWGRGVDHSWYAEEDAVVLTVRWPSIPGYRVDEPDSR; translated from the coding sequence GTGAACGACGACTCCACCATCTACACCGGCAAGGCGACCCCCGACGCGGCCGCCGACCGCGGCTGGCTCCTCGGCCACTTCAAGGACCCCTCCGATCCCCGCCACAGCGAAGACGTGGAGATCAAGTGGGGCGTCCACACGAAGGGCGACGCGCGGGAACGCTGGGCCACCGCGGAGAAGCGCACCGCCCTGCTCGTGTTGATCAGCGGCCGCTTCCGGCTGGAGTTCCCCGGGCGCACCGTCGTCCTCTCCGAGCAGGGGGACTACGTGCTCTGGGGGCGGGGCGTCGACCACTCCTGGTACGCGGAGGAGGACGCCGTGGTCCTCACCGTCAGATGGCCCTCGATCCCCGGCTACCGGGTCGACGAACCCGACTCGCGGTGA
- a CDS encoding MMPL family transporter, which yields MAALARWCMRHRLLTVMIWLLALGGTAAAAVTAGAAFSNDYEVPGTESGKAHDLLRAGFHGQGGDTDTIVWRAPEHQSVRTPGVEQRMTRALDAVAVLPGVGSVAGPYGPGPDSAARISADGRTAYAVVTFDRPADAVPKAQAKAVVDTAKNPGTETDGLQVELGGRAIALTEAPTAHLAEVIGVAVAALVLFLAFGSLAASLLPIATALVSVGTAYFGITLLGHAMPVADFAPMLGTLVGLGVGIDYALFIVTRHRKGLARGLPVEEAAENAVATTGRAVVFAGATVCIALLGMLVLRLNFLDGVAIAASVTVVLTVAASVTLLPALLSSIGTRALSRRERRRLAAEGPRPEHTTGFAARWSAFVERHPKLLGVIATAVMAVLALPTLSLHLGTSDQGNNPATSTTRQAYDLLAQGFGPGTNGPLTVVARLDGAGDRLAVDRLAAALRTTEGVASTGPAVLNRSGDTAVLTVVPDSAPQSRATSDLVDRLREDVIPRAAHDSSMEVHVGGVTAGYDDFAEVIVGKLPLFVAVVVALGCVLLLLAFRSIGIPVKAAVMNIAAVASSFGVVVAIFQWGWGSELLGLGSAGPIEPFLPVIMVSVLFGLSMDYQVFLVSRMYEEWLETGDNRRAVRVGLAETSRVINSAAVIMIAVFLAFVLSGDRIIAMFGIALAAAVALDAFVLRTLLVPALMHMLGGANWWLPAWLDRRLPRISIEPPDRGAHAKLPAQRPSEDGAEPADPVLVSR from the coding sequence TTGGCAGCGCTCGCACGGTGGTGCATGCGGCACCGACTTCTCACCGTCATGATCTGGCTGCTCGCCCTCGGGGGGACCGCGGCGGCCGCGGTCACCGCCGGAGCGGCGTTCTCCAATGACTACGAGGTCCCCGGCACCGAGTCCGGCAAGGCACACGACCTGCTCCGCGCGGGCTTCCACGGCCAGGGCGGAGATACCGACACCATCGTGTGGCGGGCCCCCGAGCACCAGAGCGTGCGGACCCCCGGCGTCGAGCAGCGCATGACCCGCGCGCTCGACGCCGTCGCGGTGCTCCCCGGCGTCGGATCGGTCGCCGGCCCCTACGGCCCCGGCCCCGACAGCGCCGCCCGGATCAGCGCCGACGGCCGCACCGCCTATGCCGTGGTGACCTTCGACCGCCCGGCCGACGCCGTTCCCAAGGCCCAGGCCAAGGCCGTCGTCGACACGGCGAAGAACCCGGGCACCGAGACCGACGGCCTCCAGGTCGAACTCGGCGGCCGCGCCATCGCCCTGACCGAGGCCCCCACCGCCCACCTCGCCGAGGTCATCGGCGTCGCCGTCGCGGCCCTCGTCCTCTTCCTGGCCTTCGGCTCGCTCGCCGCCAGCCTGCTGCCCATCGCGACCGCCCTGGTCAGCGTGGGCACCGCCTATTTCGGCATCACCCTGCTCGGCCACGCGATGCCCGTCGCCGACTTCGCCCCCATGCTCGGCACGCTCGTCGGCCTCGGCGTCGGCATCGACTACGCGCTGTTCATCGTCACCCGGCACCGCAAGGGCCTGGCCCGCGGACTGCCCGTCGAGGAGGCCGCGGAGAACGCCGTCGCCACCACCGGCCGGGCCGTCGTCTTCGCCGGAGCCACCGTCTGCATCGCGCTGCTCGGCATGCTGGTGCTGCGGCTGAACTTCCTGGACGGCGTCGCGATCGCCGCCTCCGTGACGGTGGTCCTGACGGTCGCCGCCTCGGTCACGCTGCTGCCCGCCCTCCTCTCCTCCATCGGCACACGCGCCCTCTCGCGCCGCGAGCGCCGCAGGCTCGCCGCCGAGGGCCCGCGCCCCGAGCACACCACCGGCTTCGCCGCCCGCTGGTCCGCCTTCGTGGAACGCCACCCGAAGCTGCTGGGCGTCATCGCCACCGCGGTCATGGCGGTGCTGGCCCTGCCCACGCTCTCCCTCCACCTCGGCACCTCCGACCAGGGCAACAACCCGGCCACCTCCACCACCCGCCAGGCCTACGACCTGCTGGCGCAAGGATTCGGGCCCGGCACGAACGGGCCGCTCACCGTCGTCGCCCGCCTCGACGGCGCGGGCGACCGGCTCGCCGTGGACCGGCTGGCGGCAGCGCTCCGCACCACCGAGGGCGTCGCCTCCACCGGCCCGGCGGTCCTCAACCGGAGCGGGGACACCGCCGTCCTCACCGTCGTACCCGACTCCGCCCCCCAGTCCCGGGCCACGAGCGACCTCGTCGACCGGCTCCGCGAGGACGTCATCCCGCGCGCCGCGCACGACAGCTCCATGGAGGTCCACGTCGGCGGCGTGACGGCCGGCTACGACGACTTCGCCGAGGTCATCGTCGGCAAGCTGCCGCTCTTCGTCGCCGTGGTCGTCGCCCTGGGCTGCGTGCTCCTGCTGCTGGCCTTCCGGTCCATCGGCATCCCGGTCAAGGCGGCAGTCATGAACATCGCCGCCGTCGCCTCCTCCTTCGGCGTCGTCGTGGCGATCTTCCAATGGGGCTGGGGCAGCGAACTGCTGGGCCTGGGCAGCGCCGGGCCCATCGAACCCTTCCTCCCCGTGATCATGGTCTCGGTCCTGTTCGGACTGTCGATGGACTACCAGGTCTTCCTCGTCAGCCGGATGTACGAGGAGTGGCTGGAGACCGGCGACAACCGGCGGGCCGTCCGCGTGGGCCTCGCCGAGACCAGCCGGGTCATCAACTCGGCCGCCGTCATCATGATCGCCGTCTTCCTGGCCTTCGTCCTCAGCGGCGACCGGATCATCGCGATGTTCGGGATCGCGCTCGCCGCGGCCGTGGCCCTCGACGCCTTCGTCCTGCGCACCCTGCTCGTCCCGGCCCTGATGCACATGCTCGGCGGCGCCAACTGGTGGCTGCCCGCCTGGCTCGACCGGCGGCTGCCCCGGATCAGCATCGAGCCCCCGGACCGCGGCGCGCATGCGAAACTTCCGGCACAGCGGCCGAGCGAGGACGGCGCGGAGCCGGCTGACCCCGTACTCGTGTCCCGCTGA